The following coding sequences lie in one Mycobacterium sp. DL440 genomic window:
- a CDS encoding DUF4349 domain-containing protein translates to MLAAAPACAAGHSPNSSAPAATQSDAGFAPAAPVPAPESGPGLKEAPIPADVKRDIVKTASMSITTGNPAAVADKAVSLAADAGGRVDSRSEDAGSSSGRAHISLALRVPAAKLEGTLDEFKKLGTVQTVEVRSDDVTSQRVDLDARIKALQTSVDRLLGIMRDAKDPEALISAENALSQRQADLDSLRAQRTQLGDQIDYSTVNLDITAEQVGGPAPQYQGFWGQVERGWHGLVSAASGFVMLFGLLLPWLAAFVVAAVIVYVVIRLTRSRPGQLSPPRQAGRQDGELQSKGSAADQDEDGEGDPVARPGP, encoded by the coding sequence ATGCTGGCCGCCGCTCCGGCCTGCGCGGCCGGGCACTCCCCCAACTCTTCGGCACCGGCAGCCACTCAGAGTGACGCCGGGTTCGCCCCGGCAGCACCGGTTCCGGCGCCGGAAAGTGGCCCGGGCCTCAAGGAGGCCCCGATACCCGCTGACGTCAAGCGGGACATCGTCAAGACCGCATCGATGTCGATCACCACCGGCAACCCGGCGGCGGTAGCCGACAAGGCCGTATCCCTGGCCGCCGATGCCGGTGGCCGGGTGGACAGCCGCTCCGAGGACGCCGGTTCCAGCTCCGGGCGCGCTCACATCTCACTGGCGCTACGCGTCCCGGCCGCCAAACTCGAGGGCACACTCGACGAGTTCAAGAAACTCGGCACGGTACAGACCGTCGAGGTCCGCTCTGACGATGTGACCTCACAGCGAGTCGATCTCGACGCCCGGATCAAGGCATTGCAGACCTCGGTCGACCGGCTGCTCGGGATCATGCGCGATGCCAAGGACCCCGAGGCGTTGATCAGTGCCGAGAACGCCTTATCGCAGCGCCAGGCCGACCTCGACAGCCTGCGTGCACAGCGCACCCAGCTCGGCGACCAGATCGACTACAGCACCGTCAATCTCGACATCACGGCCGAGCAGGTCGGTGGCCCCGCCCCGCAGTATCAGGGGTTCTGGGGCCAGGTCGAGCGCGGCTGGCACGGCTTGGTGTCAGCGGCGTCCGGGTTCGTGATGTTGTTCGGGCTGCTGCTGCCGTGGCTGGCGGCCTTCGTCGTCGCGGCCGTGATCGTCTACGTGGTCATCCGGCTGACCAGGTCGCGGCCCGGGCAGCTGTCACCGCCGCGGCAGGCTGGTCGGCAGGACGGTGAGCTCCAGAGCAAGGGCAGTGCCGCAGACCAGGACGAGGATGGTGAAGGCGATCCAGTCGCGCGCCCTGGGCCGTGA
- a CDS encoding energy-coupling factor transporter transmembrane protein EcfT, whose amino-acid sequence MTAPTRGQRKPVVLLRPVPGDTVIHRLWAGTKLLAVAGIGVLLTFYPGWVPIAAVALLVLVTARLAHIPRGVLPSIPFFLWILLALGGALAALAGGTPVIDIGSVQVGLGGLLNFLRVTALAIVLLGLGALVSWTTNVADIAPAVATLGRPLRLLRIPVHDWAVTIALALRAFPMLIDEFRTLYAAHRLRPVEPAETFRARRRQRVANLVDLLAAAVTVALRRGDEMGDAITARGGAGQISAAPSRPRARDWIAFTILVLVCGTALALELTVLPTSLPRR is encoded by the coding sequence ATGACCGCTCCGACCCGAGGACAACGCAAACCGGTCGTGCTGTTGCGCCCGGTCCCCGGCGACACCGTCATCCACCGGCTGTGGGCCGGCACGAAGCTGCTCGCCGTGGCGGGCATCGGCGTGCTGCTGACCTTCTATCCCGGATGGGTGCCGATCGCCGCCGTCGCGCTGCTGGTTCTGGTGACCGCCAGGCTGGCGCACATTCCGCGTGGCGTGCTGCCGTCGATCCCGTTCTTCTTGTGGATCCTGCTGGCGCTCGGCGGGGCGCTCGCCGCGCTGGCCGGTGGTACCCCGGTGATCGATATCGGCTCGGTTCAGGTCGGTCTGGGCGGGCTGCTCAACTTCCTGCGGGTCACCGCGCTGGCGATCGTGTTGCTCGGGCTCGGCGCGCTCGTGTCCTGGACGACGAACGTCGCCGACATTGCCCCGGCGGTGGCCACCTTGGGCCGTCCGCTGCGGTTGCTGCGCATCCCCGTGCACGACTGGGCGGTGACGATTGCGTTGGCGCTGAGGGCTTTTCCGATGCTGATCGACGAGTTCCGCACGTTGTACGCGGCACACCGGCTGCGCCCGGTCGAACCGGCCGAGACGTTCCGGGCGCGGCGCAGACAACGGGTGGCCAATCTGGTCGATCTGCTCGCCGCAGCCGTCACCGTGGCGCTGCGCCGCGGCGACGAGATGGGCGACGCCATCACCGCACGCGGTGGTGCGGGCCAGATTTCGGCGGCACCGTCACGGCCCAGGGCGCGCGACTGGATCGCCTTCACCATCCTCGTCCTGGTCTGCGGCACTGCCCTTGCTCTGGAGCTCACCGTCCTGCCGACCAGCCTGCCGCGGCGGTGA
- a CDS encoding DUF2232 domain-containing protein, with protein MTAIPPATTPRRGLTPGELAQAAVMAALCAATAIIAVVVPFAGGLSVLGTVPMGLLAYRYRLRVLLAATVAAGTIAFLIAGMGGLMTVVDCAYIGGLTGVVKRRGRGTATAFGASIVAGAIFGLAAIAALTVLTRLRSLIFDSLSAGIEGIAKVLDRIPVLDVAAEPMRTIFATMLDYWPLLMLFLGITSITSVSMIGWWALSRILARLLGVPDVHKLDASEIDNGDDTALIAPVPARLTDVRFRYPGVGRDALGPVSMEFQPGEHVAVTGPNGSGKTTLMLMLAGRQPTSGSIERAGAVGLGRIGGTAVVMQHPESQVLGSRVADDVVWGLPAGATADVERLLTEVGLDGLAERDTGGLSGGELQRLAVAAALAREPSLLIADEVTSMVDQQGRDTLMNVLSGLTDHHQMSLVHITHYNDEADSADRTVMLSGTADNTDMVQTSAVPVAGAPAAHRGAPVLELTGVGHEYASGTPWAKTALRDITFTVNEGDGVLVHGLNGSGKSTLAWIMAGLTVPTYGACLLDGVPVAQQVGSVAISFQAARLQLMRSTVGREIASAAGFSAREDDKIAGALEMVGLDAALAERRIDQLSGGQMRRVVLAGLLARSPRALILDEPLAGLDAASQRGLLRLLEDLRHNNGLTVVVISHDFTGLEGLCPRTLHLHHGELALAPTTAGGSR; from the coding sequence ATGACCGCGATACCCCCGGCGACGACGCCTCGGCGCGGCCTCACCCCAGGCGAGCTTGCGCAGGCCGCGGTGATGGCTGCGCTGTGTGCGGCCACCGCGATCATCGCGGTGGTGGTGCCGTTCGCGGGCGGGCTGTCGGTGCTGGGAACGGTGCCGATGGGCCTGCTCGCGTACCGCTACCGGTTGCGGGTGCTGCTCGCGGCCACCGTCGCCGCGGGAACGATCGCCTTCCTGATCGCCGGCATGGGCGGACTGATGACCGTCGTCGACTGCGCCTACATCGGCGGACTGACCGGCGTGGTCAAGCGTCGTGGCCGCGGTACCGCCACGGCATTCGGCGCCTCGATCGTGGCCGGGGCGATATTCGGACTGGCGGCCATCGCTGCGCTGACCGTGCTGACCCGGCTGCGCAGCCTCATCTTCGACTCGCTGAGCGCGGGCATCGAAGGGATCGCCAAGGTGCTGGACCGCATCCCGGTGCTCGACGTGGCCGCCGAACCGATGCGGACCATCTTCGCCACGATGCTGGACTACTGGCCGCTGCTGATGTTGTTCCTTGGCATCACCAGCATCACCTCGGTCAGCATGATCGGCTGGTGGGCGCTCTCGCGGATCCTGGCTCGACTGCTAGGGGTTCCGGATGTACACAAACTCGATGCCTCCGAAATCGACAACGGGGACGACACAGCACTCATCGCCCCCGTTCCGGCGCGGCTGACCGACGTGCGGTTCCGGTACCCGGGGGTCGGGCGCGACGCACTGGGCCCGGTGTCCATGGAATTCCAGCCCGGCGAGCATGTCGCGGTGACCGGACCGAACGGCTCGGGCAAGACCACGCTCATGCTGATGCTGGCCGGACGCCAACCCACCTCGGGCAGCATCGAGCGGGCCGGTGCCGTGGGGCTGGGTCGCATCGGCGGCACCGCAGTGGTGATGCAGCACCCGGAAAGCCAAGTGTTGGGCAGCCGGGTGGCCGACGACGTGGTGTGGGGACTGCCCGCCGGCGCGACCGCCGACGTTGAGCGGCTCCTGACCGAAGTGGGCCTGGACGGGTTGGCCGAACGCGACACCGGAGGATTGTCCGGTGGCGAACTGCAGCGACTCGCTGTCGCCGCGGCGCTGGCCCGCGAACCCTCGCTGCTGATCGCCGACGAGGTCACCAGCATGGTGGACCAACAGGGCCGCGACACCTTGATGAACGTTTTGTCCGGGCTGACCGATCATCATCAGATGTCGCTGGTGCACATCACGCACTACAACGACGAGGCCGATTCCGCCGACCGTACGGTGATGCTCAGCGGCACCGCCGACAACACCGACATGGTGCAGACTTCCGCCGTTCCCGTGGCTGGCGCACCTGCGGCCCATCGCGGTGCACCGGTTCTGGAGCTGACCGGCGTCGGACACGAATACGCCAGCGGAACCCCTTGGGCGAAAACGGCTTTGCGTGACATTACGTTCACCGTCAACGAGGGTGACGGAGTGCTGGTGCACGGCCTGAACGGTTCCGGCAAATCAACCCTGGCCTGGATCATGGCCGGGCTGACCGTCCCCACCTACGGCGCATGCCTGCTCGACGGGGTGCCGGTGGCGCAGCAGGTGGGCTCGGTGGCGATCTCGTTCCAGGCCGCCCGCCTGCAGTTGATGCGCAGCACCGTCGGGCGCGAAATCGCTTCGGCCGCAGGTTTCTCGGCGCGTGAGGACGACAAGATCGCGGGCGCACTGGAGATGGTCGGTTTGGATGCGGCACTGGCCGAGCGCCGCATCGACCAGCTCTCGGGCGGTCAGATGCGTCGTGTCGTGCTGGCCGGGTTGTTGGCCCGGTCGCCACGCGCGCTGATCCTCGACGAGCCACTGGCCGGACTCGATGCCGCCAGCCAACGGGGACTGCTGCGGTTGCTGGAGGATCTGCGGCACAACAACGGGCTCACGGTCGTCGTCATCTCGCATGACTTCACCGGACTGGAAGGCCTCTGCCCACGCACGCTGCACCTGCACCACGGTGAACTCGCACTTGCCCCGACGACCGCCGGGGGTTCTCGATGA
- a CDS encoding MarR family winged helix-turn-helix transcriptional regulator: MPTPTAEDVTVTDKSELGADLLSVVARLNRLATQRARLPLPWAQARLLSTIEDQGEARISDLAYLDHCSQPTMTTQVRRLEDAGLVTRTTDPGDARAVLIRITEQGRETLEQARADRAAAINPRLERLTAEERRTLAASVGIIRRLLTDVDERPSHTKTS; this comes from the coding sequence ATGCCGACCCCGACCGCCGAGGATGTCACGGTAACCGACAAATCCGAGCTTGGCGCCGACCTGCTGTCGGTCGTCGCCCGGTTGAACCGACTGGCCACCCAACGCGCCCGACTACCGCTCCCCTGGGCCCAGGCCCGGTTGCTGTCCACCATCGAGGACCAGGGCGAGGCCCGCATCTCCGACCTCGCCTACCTCGACCACTGCTCGCAGCCGACCATGACCACCCAGGTTCGCCGCCTGGAAGACGCCGGCCTGGTGACCCGCACCACCGATCCCGGTGATGCCCGCGCCGTGCTGATCCGGATCACCGAGCAGGGCCGGGAGACCCTGGAGCAGGCGAGGGCGGACCGCGCCGCGGCGATCAACCCGAGGCTGGAACGGCTCACTGCCGAGGAGCGCCGAACACTGGCAGCCTCTGTCGGCATCATCCGCCGGTTGCTCACCGACGTCGACGAGCGTCCGTCTCACACGAAAACTAGTTAG
- a CDS encoding MFS transporter codes for MWRQPKAVWAVAFASVVAFMGIGLVDPILKPIADNLDASPSQVSLLFTSYMAVMGVAMLITGVVSSRIGPKRTLLLGLVIIIAGAGLAGMSENVMQIVGWRALWGLGNALFIATALATIVNSAKGSVAQAIILYEAALGLGIAIGPLVGGVLGSISWRGPFFGVSALMAFALVITAFLLPATPRAERATTLADPFRALRHRGLLGVAITALLYNFGFFTLLAFTPFPLDMTAHQIGLIFFGWGLALAFTSVVVAPRLQHRFGTVRVLILNLLAFTTVLAVMGVWTDSKTVLASCVVIAGLFIGINNTLITETVMKAAPVERGVASAAYSFLRFGGAAVAPWLAGVLGEQVSVHLPYWVGAGAVLAGAGVLFLTRSYLVHIDEEDTAETEIDELTDEATAVTVGSDT; via the coding sequence ATGTGGCGCCAACCCAAGGCCGTATGGGCCGTCGCTTTCGCCTCCGTCGTCGCCTTCATGGGTATCGGACTGGTCGATCCCATCCTCAAACCGATCGCCGACAACCTCGACGCCTCGCCGTCGCAGGTGTCCCTGCTGTTCACCAGCTACATGGCGGTGATGGGCGTGGCGATGCTGATCACCGGTGTGGTGTCCAGCCGCATCGGCCCCAAGCGCACGCTGCTGTTGGGCCTGGTGATCATCATCGCCGGCGCCGGTCTGGCCGGGATGAGCGAGAACGTGATGCAGATCGTGGGGTGGCGCGCACTGTGGGGCCTGGGTAACGCCCTGTTCATCGCGACCGCGCTGGCCACCATCGTCAACTCCGCCAAAGGCTCTGTGGCACAAGCCATCATCCTCTATGAGGCGGCACTGGGCCTGGGCATCGCGATCGGCCCACTGGTCGGCGGCGTACTCGGCTCGATCTCCTGGCGCGGCCCGTTCTTCGGCGTCTCGGCGCTGATGGCCTTCGCCCTGGTGATCACCGCATTCCTCCTACCGGCCACCCCACGCGCCGAACGGGCCACCACGCTGGCCGACCCGTTCCGGGCGCTGCGCCACCGGGGGCTGTTGGGCGTCGCGATCACCGCACTGCTCTACAACTTCGGCTTCTTCACCCTGCTGGCGTTCACGCCCTTCCCACTGGACATGACCGCCCATCAGATCGGGCTGATCTTCTTCGGCTGGGGCCTGGCGTTGGCGTTCACCTCAGTCGTGGTCGCACCACGACTGCAACACCGTTTCGGCACCGTGCGCGTGCTGATCCTGAACCTGCTCGCCTTCACCACGGTGCTGGCCGTGATGGGGGTCTGGACGGATTCCAAGACCGTCCTGGCCTCGTGTGTCGTGATCGCCGGCCTGTTCATCGGGATCAACAACACGCTGATCACGGAGACCGTGATGAAGGCCGCCCCCGTCGAACGCGGTGTGGCCTCGGCGGCCTACAGCTTCCTGCGCTTCGGCGGGGCTGCCGTCGCACCGTGGCTGGCCGGGGTGCTCGGCGAGCAGGTCAGCGTGCACCTGCCGTACTGGGTGGGCGCGGGCGCCGTACTGGCCGGTGCCGGCGTGCTGTTCCTGACGCGCTCATACCTAGTTCACATCGACGAGGAAGACACAGCGGAAACCGAAATCGACGAGCTCACCGACGAGGCGACAGCGGTCACCGTGGGTTCCGACACCTGA
- a CDS encoding YoaK family protein, with product MSQQFDGEARLSWILAGLAGVLGAAAFTHSAGYFVTFMTGNTERAFLGLFQGEEWLAIGAALLIAAFVGGVVIASLCRRHLWVNHPHGATVLTTLALIVSTVVDMIARGWTARDVPFVPILFVAFGIGALNTSFVKDGEVSIPLSYVTGTLVKMGQGIERHLSGGQLSDWLGYFLLWAGFAGGAVIGGLVSVVVSGSQMLLVATLVCAITASWLWRIGRPQKANSRNCVT from the coding sequence ATGTCGCAACAGTTCGACGGCGAGGCCCGATTGTCGTGGATTCTGGCCGGCCTCGCCGGTGTACTGGGGGCGGCGGCGTTCACCCATTCCGCGGGGTACTTCGTCACCTTCATGACCGGCAACACCGAGCGGGCTTTCCTCGGGCTGTTTCAGGGCGAGGAGTGGCTGGCGATTGGCGCGGCGCTGCTGATTGCCGCCTTTGTCGGTGGAGTCGTGATCGCATCCCTGTGCCGCCGCCACCTGTGGGTCAATCATCCTCACGGCGCGACCGTGTTGACCACGCTTGCGCTCATCGTGTCCACCGTGGTGGACATGATCGCGCGAGGCTGGACAGCTCGCGATGTCCCTTTCGTTCCAATCCTGTTCGTGGCCTTTGGTATCGGCGCGCTGAATACGTCGTTCGTGAAAGACGGCGAGGTGTCGATCCCCTTGAGTTACGTGACCGGAACGCTGGTGAAGATGGGCCAGGGCATCGAACGCCACCTGAGCGGCGGCCAGCTGAGCGACTGGCTGGGGTATTTCCTGCTGTGGGCCGGATTCGCCGGCGGCGCGGTCATCGGTGGCCTTGTCAGCGTGGTGGTCAGCGGATCGCAGATGCTGCTGGTGGCCACCCTGGTCTGTGCGATCACCGCGAGCTGGCTCTGGCGCATCGGCCGCCCTCAGAAAGCGAACAGCAGGAACTGCGTCACCTGA
- a CDS encoding esterase-like activity of phytase family protein → MLRRILLAGALALSACGPAHATPGLDYLGQRQVASGATLDGTVIGGLSGISYDPAADLYYIVSDDRSAEGPARFYTARITMSDNGIGDVEFIGTHPWLDRDAQAFRPLDSGTSDGAAAPSVVPPDPEAIAFDARRQRLYWTSEGERRVEGPGAPILLDPWVRTAGLDGSFLGEFARPDAMRMSAGEHGARRNSTLEGLTLTPDGRYLWAAMEGPGYDDGPPPDEQHGARTRVIRIDVESGEVDGQYTYPLEPVSAGPGGDNGLSDLVALDDKNFLVIERGFGTHVAVRIYRASLVDGSTEMTKTLLADLTSTPGLAPLDNIEGITLGPKLADGRQSVIAVSDDNFSPTQVTQFLLFAF, encoded by the coding sequence ATGCTGCGCCGGATCCTGTTGGCCGGTGCCCTGGCACTGTCGGCGTGTGGGCCGGCGCATGCCACGCCCGGCTTGGACTACCTCGGTCAGCGCCAGGTAGCTTCGGGCGCGACCCTGGACGGCACCGTGATCGGGGGATTGTCGGGGATCAGTTACGACCCGGCCGCCGATTTGTATTACATCGTCAGCGACGACCGCTCCGCCGAGGGCCCGGCACGGTTCTACACCGCACGGATCACGATGTCGGACAACGGCATCGGTGATGTCGAGTTCATCGGCACCCATCCGTGGCTGGACCGCGACGCACAAGCGTTCCGCCCGTTGGACTCCGGCACGTCGGACGGCGCGGCGGCGCCATCGGTGGTCCCTCCGGATCCCGAGGCCATCGCCTTCGATGCCCGCAGACAACGGTTGTACTGGACCAGCGAGGGGGAGCGGCGGGTCGAGGGACCGGGCGCGCCGATCCTGCTGGACCCGTGGGTGCGGACTGCCGGGCTCGACGGCAGCTTCCTCGGCGAGTTCGCGCGACCGGATGCCATGCGGATGTCGGCCGGTGAACACGGCGCCCGCCGTAACAGCACGCTGGAGGGGCTCACGTTGACGCCGGACGGACGGTATCTGTGGGCGGCCATGGAAGGACCCGGATACGACGACGGCCCACCACCTGACGAGCAGCACGGTGCACGGACCCGCGTGATCCGCATCGACGTGGAGTCCGGGGAGGTCGACGGCCAGTACACCTACCCGCTGGAACCGGTCAGTGCCGGGCCCGGCGGGGACAACGGTCTGTCTGATCTGGTGGCGCTCGACGACAAGAACTTTCTGGTGATCGAGCGCGGCTTCGGCACACATGTGGCGGTGCGGATCTACCGGGCAAGTCTGGTCGATGGTTCCACCGAGATGACCAAGACACTGCTCGCCGACCTGACCTCCACGCCCGGGCTGGCACCGCTGGACAACATCGAGGGAATCACCTTGGGGCCCAAGCTGGCCGACGGTCGGCAATCGGTGATCGCCGTCAGCGACGATAATTTCTCGCCCACTCAGGTGACGCAGTTCCTGCTGTTCGCTTTCTGA